In a single window of the Candidatus Cloacimonadota bacterium genome:
- a CDS encoding tetratricopeptide repeat protein, protein MKNVEELKKQLNRKLDQQKRLKTLEMLAETLWQQSEFSEAKKYAEILLDLSKTTNDKKYEASANYLIGLMNSYLNNYDEALEYQLKALQLHQEMKNDITIAEGYNNIGNIYIKMNNYEKALGQFQLSLEHNPSSARTFNNLCHAHNHLKQYDKALEYGKIALEFSRREKSHPDRARTHIFAHINLGEIYLNQKKYDKAIEILHQTLQLSQQRKDDTPMITSYYLGTAYQRNQDFSKAVKYLEIAEQQALEHQNREYLIHIYKALHEVHESRDDLGKALDYLKKYVNLDKKIYTNRMADRLAKLQANYEIETNTLKAQQMAEKVSKLASIGVMTAGITHEINQPLCAIKVSAESILYWNKNNNNVLPEGFLDGLRDISKAVNHINEIIQHMRSFWNMPTSHQMEAIDVNSAIKSGLSLIERQLYSHGIFLELELAEDLPQISLEKIHFEQIIINIVVNAMHALDETDKMEKFIRISSRSQTDTVLITVSDNGAGLPPDIGGKLYDPFFSTKKPGKGMGLGLAIVKNYIDKYQGNISAENNKLGGATFQLEFPAAKEVK, encoded by the coding sequence TGCTGGCAGAGACATTGTGGCAGCAATCCGAATTTTCAGAAGCCAAAAAGTATGCAGAAATATTATTAGATCTTTCCAAAACAACAAACGATAAGAAATATGAAGCTTCTGCCAATTATCTGATTGGATTGATGAATTCCTATTTGAACAATTACGATGAAGCTTTGGAATATCAATTGAAAGCGCTGCAATTACATCAGGAAATGAAAAATGATATCACTATTGCCGAAGGTTATAATAACATTGGAAATATTTATATAAAAATGAATAATTATGAAAAAGCTTTAGGACAATTTCAGCTTTCCTTGGAACATAATCCAAGCTCTGCCAGAACCTTCAATAATTTATGTCATGCGCATAATCATTTGAAGCAATATGATAAAGCCTTGGAATATGGCAAGATAGCTTTAGAATTCTCTCGCCGGGAAAAATCTCATCCCGATCGAGCCAGAACACACATTTTTGCTCATATAAATCTGGGAGAGATCTATCTGAACCAAAAAAAATACGATAAAGCAATTGAAATTCTTCATCAGACACTGCAACTTTCCCAACAAAGAAAAGATGATACTCCCATGATTACCAGCTATTATCTGGGAACTGCCTATCAGAGGAATCAGGATTTTTCAAAAGCTGTGAAATATCTGGAAATAGCAGAGCAGCAAGCCCTGGAACATCAAAACAGAGAATATCTGATCCACATTTATAAAGCTTTGCATGAAGTTCACGAATCGAGAGATGATCTGGGCAAAGCTCTTGATTATCTGAAAAAATACGTGAATCTGGATAAAAAAATATATACAAATAGAATGGCAGATCGACTGGCAAAATTGCAGGCAAATTATGAAATAGAAACTAACACATTAAAAGCTCAGCAAATGGCGGAAAAAGTTTCCAAACTTGCTTCTATAGGTGTGATGACTGCCGGAATAACACATGAAATCAATCAACCTTTATGCGCCATCAAAGTAAGCGCTGAAAGCATTTTATATTGGAACAAAAACAATAATAATGTTTTGCCGGAAGGTTTTCTGGATGGATTACGAGATATTTCCAAAGCGGTGAATCATATCAATGAAATAATTCAGCATATGCGATCTTTCTGGAATATGCCCACTTCCCATCAAATGGAGGCAATAGATGTAAATTCCGCGATCAAATCCGGTCTCAGTCTTATCGAAAGGCAACTGTATTCTCATGGGATTTTCCTGGAATTGGAACTGGCAGAAGATCTGCCGCAGATTTCTCTGGAAAAAATACATTTCGAACAGATCATCATCAATATTGTTGTAAATGCCATGCATGCTTTGGATGAAACTGATAAAATGGAAAAATTTATCAGGATTTCTTCCCGCAGCCAGACCGATACTGTTTTAATAACAGTTTCAGATAACGGGGCAGGTTTACCACCGGATATCGGCGGCAAATTATATGATCCTTTCTTTTCTACCAAAAAACCCGGCAAAGGAATGGGACTTGGGCTGGCAATTGTAAAAAATTATATAGATAAATATCAGGGAAATATTTCTGCTGAAAACAACAAACTGGGTGGTGCTACTTTCCAGCTCGAATTTCCTGCCGCCAAAGAGGTAAAATAA